A window of Staphylococcus lloydii genomic DNA:
AATTATGAAATTAACTAATGCTGCTGTGCCTAAACCTATTACTGCCGTTAATAGTCGTGAAAAGAAATTGAAGATATATGCTTCATGTATACCGGGAATCATAGCCATGGCAGTTAATGTTGCTACTGTTGTACCCGCATGTAAGTTTAATTTAGTACAAACTAAAATTGTAAATGTGGTAGCAAATGCATAAGAGAATGGAGATTGATCTCCAAAAAGAAATGTAAATAATACTGCGAATAATGCGCCAATTACAGTTGCAGGTAACCGTCTATATCCTTTTTTTATGGAGGCTTTTGCAGTAGGTTCTATTGTAACAACCGCGGTTAATATAGCGAATATGGGGTTGAGATTTAACAGCATACAAAATAAGGCCGTTAAAAATGTTGCTAAGCCAGTTTTTAAAGTCCGAGCACCGACTATTCTTTTATACCATTTATCATTCATAAGAAAATCTCCATTTTGTAATTAAGTTATTGTTAATGTGTGTAATTTAAAATACGATAATGTTAAACTATATATGCTTAAATACTGTCTATTATTATAACAAAAAAATCTGCTATAATAATAATTAAGATAAATTATTTAAAAAGGAACGGGATAAAATGATTGTTAAAACAGAAGAAGAATTAGCAGCTTTGAAAGATATTGGTTATATTTGTGCGCTCGTTAGAGACAAAATGCAAGAAGCTACAGTTGTAGGAATTACTACAAAAGAGCTTGATGATATTGCTAAAGATTTATTTGAACAACATGGTGCCATTTCTGCCCCAATACATGATGAAAACTTTCCAGGACAAACTTGTATTAGCGTAAATGAAGAAGTGGCTCACGGCATACCTGGTAAAAGAGTAATTCGCGAGGGCGACTTAGTTAATATTGACGTATCTGCACTTAAAAATGGCTATTATGCTGATACAGGTATTTCATTTGTAGTCGGCGAAGCTGATAATCCATTAAAACAAAAAGTGTGTGATGTTGCATTAGAAGCATTCGAAGCTGCAATGACAAAAGTTAAACCAGGCACTAAATTAAGCCAGATTGGTAGAGCAGTCCATGCAACAGCACGCAAAAATAATCTTACAGTTATTAAAAATTTAACTGGGCACGGCGTCGGTCAATCATTACACGAAGCACCAAGCCATGTAATGAATTATTTTGACCCTAAAGATAAAACTTTACTTAAAGAAGGTACAGTATTAGCTGTTGAACCATTTATTTCATCAAATGCTACATATGTATCAGAAGGTAAAAATGAATGGGCATTTGAAACGAAAGATAAAAGTTTTGTTGCACAAATTGAACATACAGTTATCGTTACAAAAGACGGCCCATTATTAACTACCAAAATTGATTAACTTTCAATGTTAGGTCTAAAGTCCTAATATAAAATGGTTCCGGAGCCTATTAAAATGGTTCCGGTAATTTTTTATAATGAAACCTAATCAATGATGAGGTGGTTTCATGAACTATATAACGACATATTTAAATGACATTTGTAAAAACACATATGAAATAGGTTTAAAATCATACAAAGAAAAATTAGATTTAAAATTAGAAAGCATCGAAAATTATATAGCTTATCTAATCGAGAAAAAAGAACGAATTCGTAATATGATTGACAGCTTGACACTAAAATTAGAAAATAAATACATCGATATGATAGATTACACACACGTGAATTGTGCTCAAGAAATTAAAAACAATGAAATCGATTCAATCAAAGCAATGCTTAATAAAATGGAAGCAGACTATGCACGTATTGAAGCAGATCTATCACAACAAGCCGAAGAAAAAATCAATACAGAAACTGAATGTGATTTTATCGAACGCATAAGTTTAGTCGCTTAAAGAAGGGTGGCGAATCATGACACACAAATATATATCGACAGAAATGTTAATAATTTTTACAGCATTAATGATTATAGCCAATTTTTACTACATATTTTTTGAGAAAATTGGCTTTCTACTTGTGCTATTACTTGGGTGCATATTGGTTTATATAGGATATGTATATTTTCATAAAGTAAGAGGTTTGTTATCTTTCTGGATAGGGGCTTTGCTCATAGCATTTACCCTACTATCAAATAAATATACGATTATCATTTTATTTATCTTTTTAATCGTCTTGATTATTAGATATTTAATTTATAAATTTAAACCATTCAAGATTATTGCTTCAGAGGAAGAAGTTGAATCTCCAGAATTCATTAAACAAAAGTGGTTTGGAGAACAACGTACGCCGGTATATGTTTATAAATGGGAAGACTTACAAATTCAACATGGCATTGGTGATGTATACATTGACATGACCAAAGCAGCCAACATTAAAGAAAACAACACGATCGTCGTGAGACATCTTATAGGGCGTACACAAATAGTCGTTCCTTTAAACTATAATATTAATTTTCACTTTACTGCTTTATATGGGAATGCTTATATAAACGAACAATCTTATAAAGTTGAAAATACAAACATTAAAATTGTGGAAAAGACAAAAGAAGAAAATTATACTGTAAATATTTATCTTTCAACGTTTATAGGGGATGTCGAGGTGATTTATAAATGAATCACTACATAAGAGCTATAGGTTCAATGTTGATATTAGTATACAGTACGTTAATTGCATTTTTTTTTATAGACAAAGTATTTGTTAATATCATGTACTTCCAAGGTATGTTTTATACACAAATATTTGGGATACCAGTGTTTCTATTTTTAAATTTATTGATCATATTTTTGTGTATTATAGTGGGTTCGGTGTTAGCTTATAAGATTAATCAACAAAATCATTGGCTACAGCGCCAAATAGAACGCTCAATAGAAGGGCAAACGGTCGGTGTAAATGATCAAGACATAGAACTGTACAACGAAACTATTGAGTTATACCATACACTTGTACCTTTAAATCAAGAAGTACATAAACTTAGAATGAAGACACAAAACTTAACGAATGAATCATATAATATAAATGACGTAAAAGTTAAGAAAATTATTGAAGACGAACGTCAAAGACTAGCCAGAGAATTACATGATTCCGTGAGTCAGCAATTATTTGCTGCTAGTATGATGTTGTCCGCTATAAAAGAAACCGAACTCGCACCGCCATTAGATCAACAAATACCAACTTTAGAAAAAATGGTGCAAGATTCTCAATTAGAAATGAGAGCTTTACTCTTACATTTAAGACCTATTGGCCTAAAAGATAAGTCATTAGGTGAAGGGATTAAAGACTTAGTAACAGATTTACAGAAAAAAGTACCGATGAAAGTCGTACATGATATTGAAGATTTTTCAGTACCAAAAGGTATAGAAGATCATCTGTTTAGAATAACGCAAGAAGCGATTTCTAATACATTACGTCATTCAAAAGGAACTAAAGTTACAATAGAGCTATTTAATCAAGCCGATTACTTATTACTACGTGTACAAGATAATGGTATAGGTTTTAATGTAGATGAAAATACTGAACAAAGTTATGGTTTAAAAAATATGCGTGAACGTGCATTAGAAATAGGTGCAACATTCCATATTGTTTCTCTACCCGATTCAGGTACAAGAATAGAAGTGAAAGCGCCATTAGACAAGGAGGAATTGGATGCCAATTAAAGTTTTATTTGTTGATGATCATGAAATGGTACGTATTGGGATATCAAGTTATTTATCAACACAACCAGATATTGAAGTAGTAGGAGAAGGAAAGTCAGGTAAAGAAGCGATTGAATTAGCGCATGAATTAAAACCCGATTTAATTTTAATGGACTTATTGATGGATGATATGGATGGGGTAGACGCTACTGCTCAAGTAAAAAAAGATTTACCACATATCAAAGTTGTAATGTTAACAAGTTACATTGAGGATAATGAAGTGTATCGTGCTTTAGACTCTGGTGTTGATAGTTATATCTTAAAAACAACGAGTGCAAAAGACATTGCAGAAGCAATACGTAAAACACAAAATGATGAATCTGTTTTTGAAGCAGAAGTTTTAGTGAAAATGCGAAATCGTATGAAACAACGTGCAGAATTATATGAGATGTTAACTGAAAGAGAAATGGAAATTTTATTACTCATTGCTAAAGGCTATTCTAACCAAGAAATTGCTAGCGCCTCTCACATTACCATCAAGACAGTAAAAACGCATGTTAGTAATATATTAAGTAAATTAGAAGTTCAAGATAGAACACAAGCTGTTATATACGCTTTCCAACATAATTTAATTCAATAAGAATATAAAAACACCTCAAACAGCTTTAGCGCTGCTTGAGGTGTTTTGTATTGTGGTTGATGCGTTATCAGTATTACTCTGTAGTATTACCATTATTATTTTTTTCGATTTCTTTCATAGAGCGTTCTTCAGGTGTCATACCGCGAATGACTTTACGTTGATGAATAATAGCATTAATTTCGGCACCTATAATTATAATGAAACCAGTAATGTATAACCAAAACATTAAAATAATAATACCTGCGATACTACCATAAGTTTTAGAATAGTTACTGAAGTTAGAGACGTAAATACCAAATAAATATGAACCTACTAAGAACACAATAGTAGCAAAGATTGAACCTGGAATAACAGATAACATTTTAATTTTAACGTTAGGCGCTAACGTATATAACAACATAAATGCAACAAAGACGATGATGAACGGTAATATGATGCGCAGTGTCTCAAAAAGCCATTGTATTTCATCAGTTAATCCTAATGGTCCGAAAAGTAATGAACCAATTTGTTCGCCAAATGCTGGTAATACCATCGCAAGTGGGAAAACGATTGCTAATACTAAAGTGAATAAAACACTTAATAATTTAGATACAATAAAATTACGACTATCTTCAACATCATAAGCGACGTTGAAAGAATTCATTAGTGCAGTCATACCATTAGACGCTGACCAAAGCGCTAAAATCAAACCGATAGACAGTAAGCCGCCACTGGCATTACCCATGATGTCAGTGATTAGTGATGATGCTTCCCCCTTATAGCCATAAGGTATATGTTCACTAATCATCGTTTGTATTGTCTTTTGTTTAACACCTACGACAGGTACAATAGATAATAAGAAGATAAGCATAGGGAAGAGTGACAGCATGAAATAATATGACAGTTGTGCAGATAATCCCGATGCGTCATCTTTACCTATACGATAAACCAAATAAGAAAAGAAATTTGGGTTTTTAGTATACTTAGCCGGTTTGTTTATACGTGATACAAAAAATGCTTGATCATCTTTCTTTGTATCTTTTGATTGAAATTCTGTTGGTGCAATATATGTACGATCTTTATCTAATTTTTTACTTTTAGATTTTTCTTCTGAATTTTTATTGTCCTCTTTTTCTTTAACAGAGTTCAAAAAATTAGAAGCGGTTTCTTTTTTCTTTGACATATCTAATCTCCTTTAAAATTGCTTTGTAATTAATAATATACTTTAAAAATAAATTGAGGTAAATATGTAAAAGTCATATTTTAATCGCCTAAAAATAAAAGATACTAATTATGACGGTTAATATGTATATGATAAGAGCTGAAATCTTTAATCATATAATAAAACGTTACCACTTAAATAGTTATTTATGTGGTAACGTCAGTTACTATTATGTCTAAATATCAATTAGGCATAGATTGATAAAATATAGTCAATTAGTTTAAGCGTTTGTTTTTACGTTCTACAAAAGTATCTTTAGCATCTTTTAACGAACGTTCTAATTCAGGATTGTTATTTCTAATTTCTTCGACAGCATCTTTCCAATAAAGGACTTCATCTTTTACTTTACTGATTACTGAAGGTTCGTTAGAACGTTTTCCTTCTTTAGCATCTTGGATTGATTGTTTTAAAGATTGACGCGTTGATTTATCAGCTAATGTTGCTGCTCCGCCGATAAACGCACCAATTAAAATTCCTGGTATTAATTTATTATTCATTGTGAGTTACCCCTCTCTTAAGTTAGCGTCTTTAACGATATAATCAATTAAATTATCACACGCAGATTGTACCATTT
This region includes:
- the map gene encoding type I methionyl aminopeptidase; the encoded protein is MIVKTEEELAALKDIGYICALVRDKMQEATVVGITTKELDDIAKDLFEQHGAISAPIHDENFPGQTCISVNEEVAHGIPGKRVIREGDLVNIDVSALKNGYYADTGISFVVGEADNPLKQKVCDVALEAFEAAMTKVKPGTKLSQIGRAVHATARKNNLTVIKNLTGHGVGQSLHEAPSHVMNYFDPKDKTLLKEGTVLAVEPFISSNATYVSEGKNEWAFETKDKSFVAQIEHTVIVTKDGPLLTTKID
- the liaF gene encoding cell wall-active antibiotics response protein LiaF, which encodes MTHKYISTEMLIIFTALMIIANFYYIFFEKIGFLLVLLLGCILVYIGYVYFHKVRGLLSFWIGALLIAFTLLSNKYTIIILFIFLIVLIIRYLIYKFKPFKIIASEEEVESPEFIKQKWFGEQRTPVYVYKWEDLQIQHGIGDVYIDMTKAANIKENNTIVVRHLIGRTQIVVPLNYNINFHFTALYGNAYINEQSYKVENTNIKIVEKTKEENYTVNIYLSTFIGDVEVIYK
- a CDS encoding sensor histidine kinase, yielding MNHYIRAIGSMLILVYSTLIAFFFIDKVFVNIMYFQGMFYTQIFGIPVFLFLNLLIIFLCIIVGSVLAYKINQQNHWLQRQIERSIEGQTVGVNDQDIELYNETIELYHTLVPLNQEVHKLRMKTQNLTNESYNINDVKVKKIIEDERQRLARELHDSVSQQLFAASMMLSAIKETELAPPLDQQIPTLEKMVQDSQLEMRALLLHLRPIGLKDKSLGEGIKDLVTDLQKKVPMKVVHDIEDFSVPKGIEDHLFRITQEAISNTLRHSKGTKVTIELFNQADYLLLRVQDNGIGFNVDENTEQSYGLKNMRERALEIGATFHIVSLPDSGTRIEVKAPLDKEELDAN
- a CDS encoding response regulator transcription factor, whose translation is MPIKVLFVDDHEMVRIGISSYLSTQPDIEVVGEGKSGKEAIELAHELKPDLILMDLLMDDMDGVDATAQVKKDLPHIKVVMLTSYIEDNEVYRALDSGVDSYILKTTSAKDIAEAIRKTQNDESVFEAEVLVKMRNRMKQRAELYEMLTEREMEILLLIAKGYSNQEIASASHITIKTVKTHVSNILSKLEVQDRTQAVIYAFQHNLIQ
- a CDS encoding YihY/virulence factor BrkB family protein, which encodes MSKKKETASNFLNSVKEKEDNKNSEEKSKSKKLDKDRTYIAPTEFQSKDTKKDDQAFFVSRINKPAKYTKNPNFFSYLVYRIGKDDASGLSAQLSYYFMLSLFPMLIFLLSIVPVVGVKQKTIQTMISEHIPYGYKGEASSLITDIMGNASGGLLSIGLILALWSASNGMTALMNSFNVAYDVEDSRNFIVSKLLSVLFTLVLAIVFPLAMVLPAFGEQIGSLLFGPLGLTDEIQWLFETLRIILPFIIVFVAFMLLYTLAPNVKIKMLSVIPGSIFATIVFLVGSYLFGIYVSNFSNYSKTYGSIAGIIILMFWLYITGFIIIIGAEINAIIHQRKVIRGMTPEERSMKEIEKNNNGNTTE